The Pseudochaenichthys georgianus chromosome 8, fPseGeo1.2, whole genome shotgun sequence genome has a segment encoding these proteins:
- the LOC139434226 gene encoding serum response factor-binding protein 1-like: MLVNVTGGSSSNKEVKKLILHNNFTVNRSVDLRFYPRPAESPAKDRRPAESPAKDRRPAESPAKDRRPAESPAKDRRPAESPAKDRRPAESPAKDRRPAESPAKDRRPAESPAKDRRPAESPAKDRRPAESPAKDRRPAESPAKDRRPAESPAKDRRPAESPAKDRRPAESPAKDRRLAESPAKDRRPAESPAKDRSNRSSWCSVRHVAYHQETEIKCLVNFE; the protein is encoded by the exons ATGTTAGTAAATGTCACTGGCGGCAGTTCATCCAA CAAGGAAGTTAAGAAGCTCATCCTCCACAATAACTTTACCGTCAACCGTAGTGTAGATCTCAGGTTTTACCCGAGACCGGCTGAGAGTCCGGCTAAAGACAGGAGACCGGCTGAGAGTCCGGCTAAAGACAGGAGACCGGCTGAGAGTCCGGCTAAAGACAGGAGACCGGCTGAGAGTCCGGCTAAAGACAGGAGACCGGCTGAGAGTCCGGCTAAAGACAGGAGACCGGCTGAGAGTCCGGCTAAAGACAGGAGACCGGCTGAGAGTCCGGCTAAAGACAGGAGACCGGCTGAGAGTCCGGCTAAAGACAGGAGACCGGCTGAGAGTCCGGCTAAAGACAGGAGACCGGCTGAGAGTCCGGCTAAAGACAGGAGACCGGCTGAGAGTCCGGCTAAAGACAGGAGACCGGCTGAGAGTCCGGCTAAAGACAGGAGACCGGCTGAGAGTCCGGCTAAAGACAGGAGACCGGCTGAGAGTCCGGCTAAAGACAGGAGACTGGCTGAGAGTCCAGCTAAAGACAGGAGACCGGCTGAGAGTCCGGCTAAAGACAGGAGCAACCGATCTTCGTGGTGCAGTGTCCGCCATGTTGCGTATCATCAAGAAACAGAAATTAAATGTTTGGTGAACTTTGAGTAA